Part of the Choloepus didactylus isolate mChoDid1 chromosome 10, mChoDid1.pri, whole genome shotgun sequence genome is shown below.
TGTTAGGTATTGGGCTGCCTTGATTCAGCCTCTAATTCTCTTGCTTTTCATCTaccatttttaatctctttcttttttgctatCTAGCatatttcaactttattttccaaCTCTTCTGTCGATTTttgtaaatgtctttttttttatacttGAAATCTCAAGAGATCATTCTTGTTCTCTTAATATTCCTTCTTATGGCATCCTGTTCTCCTTTAACAGATACAAAACCTTCTCTAACTAGTTACAGAgggattttttggggggagggcgGAGCACAGGTTTTCTTCTATCCcacattatttttgtttcctttgattTCCTCTGTTTTGAGTTCTGTATTTTATGTGAGAAGCTTTTCCCAAAAGTCCAGTGATTTCTGGCTGTCTGTTAATATTAAAAGAGAGGCAgtaataaaatgaattagaagCTCTGTATGCATGAGTGGGATATGACTGATGGGCATCACCATAAGGTGATCAAGCAGGGAACATGGCTGTTTTGTTTGGGAACCCTCAATGTCAGTCCTCAGACTACACTCCTCTTATCTCCTGCTGAGAGGGTGTAAGACTGGCTAAGTACATTCTGGGGGTAAAGTGGATAAGGGACTGATTATTTAATATTCAGACTTTCTCTTGACACGTTTTTAACAATGCACCTTATTCCCATCCTCAGCTATGTCTGTTATCCAGAGTATTTTTGGTTCAATCTCTCCAAACAGTAAATATCCCATCTTTTGCTGGAATGGTGAAAACCCAGTTGCCTGCTTAAGCCAGCTTGGGATGGGGATAACAGTGAGATGAAGAGGGGGAGTGGGAGTTCATGGTATCTAAATGTGTCTTATGTGAACTTTCTATCAATTCTGCTTTCAGCCTCATATTATTCCCTACTTTCAGAGGCATTTTTGGACTCCAATTCCCAAGTATTTCCAAGATTCTATGGGCACATCAGCTTGCTTCTTTTGGCACAACCCCTCCCCTCATCCCTTGCCAACTTTAGGATTCATCTTTGTCCATTCTGCTCCATCAGTTACCACTTGTCCACTGGGGTTCTATATTCCAAAATTTTGTTGGCATCATTAATCTGCCATCATCTCTACTCCACTTCTCTTTGTCCATTCAGATTATatctttgctgttctttttaatGGGGTTAACAGAATTAAACATGCATATTCAATccaatatatttaaaaggaagtcTGCCCTATATTTTTCAAATCTAGGAGACAGTTTATATATTGGTAAAGAATAAGGCTTTAGAGTCAAAGAACTGGATCTGAATTCTAACACTGTCACTTTCTAAAAGTGTAACCTTGGAAGTTTCTTAACAACTTTAAGCCTAAATTGcgtcatctgtaaaatatgttgctttgagaattaaataaaaataggttGCTCTGAGAATTAAACAAGGTAAGAAcgtaggctttggagtcagaaagaccCAGATTTGAATCCCAGATATTCCACTTATTAGCACTGTCACTCGGGCAActctaaacttcagtttcctaAGGTCCctttcagctcaaatgccccTCTCCGCCCCCTTTTGCTAGACATGATCTGACATATTACATATTTAATGTCTCAGTCCTAATTATCTGACTGatactgtttatttttatagGTATTTTCCTATATCTTGCTTTTCCAACTAGGCAGTGTATAGGCTCTACATGCAAAAACCAAGCTGAGCTGTTTCCCAAACCTTTAGGAATAAAGGAATAAGCTCTTTGAGTATTAAATCCTGAAATCACTATCTTTTATGATAAAAGATAAGGACAGCAATATATAAAAccaacttaaagaaaaagaatgtgtTGCAGGTTTGTAAGACTATTAAGACTTTCAAGAAATTGAACTAAAAGACAAGTAAAAAATACCTTAATTTAACTAAAGAAATAATATGTCGATTACAAGGTAAGTTGGTCAGTACTGGAAGCAGAgatgatttcaatttttattatgaTCTCAATGACAAAGCTTCCCAAGTGTGGAGATGGCAAATCAGGTTTAGTCTGTACCAGTTAATGCTCATGTTACAGAACCATGTTCTGAGAATCCATCTTCGCTAAGCAACCttcagaatattatttggcttcCCACGAGGATCTATCAGTAGGGAAacacacccctccccacccattgctagaatttatttcttattttaaactaATAAAGTGGCATTATGATTATATACACTGGTGCTATATGAACTCACCCCAGAACATGGACTCTTATGCCAAATGTCCCACCAGCAGGCCTTGTAAATTCCTCCAGGTAAAGACACTTTGTGAGGCTTACTGAAAGATtatcataaaaaaaattttttttcttatgaagtGTCTAAAAACTATCTACAAGAAAGGGATCATATGATACTTCTTTGTATCTCTGAGGTCAGCTATACTTGTACCAACAGCAGAGCCTGTTGGGTAAGTGCTTCTTCTTGACTGCTTCTTAATCTTTCCCTAGAAGCCACTGCCTTGCATAAAACAATTTTCTCCACCATAGGGCAATATCACTTGAAGCACTTCCCTCTGGCTACTTTATCTTTGCAGCAGTGTgttaggaaaaagaagaaagagctggaAAACTGGTAAAGACTAAAAAGGAGACAAAGTAATACTATAAAATTAGAATCAGTTTCTTTCAGCAAGGCTTTCCATAGctcctctttccttgtgattgttTTTACAGCCTCCCTTATCTGGATTCAGAGCCAAGAAAAAAGTCTCATCCAGTTATGTATTTGTTATCCACACTGTGGCAAGGTGGCAACTTGATAGCATTAAGTAATGCTCCTTGGGCCATGGCTACAGGGTTTCCAAGAGTAGTAAACTTACCTAGCATATAGAGCACTCATATTCCCACAATCTGGTCTCTTGGTActaaaaagaaattccattcatTATTCAGCATCTGGAATGGTCTAGACCAAATGGAAGTCTGCTTGTGAATCTCTTGGACTACCTTTTGAGCATCACTGCCCTATAgtcctttacagaaaagaaaaggctGGGAACTATAAGTAATTAGCAAAGGTCATTCATTTAGTCTGTAAAATTTACTAACACTTCTCTTCTGAGTCAAGTCCTACATTAGATTTTGGAGATATTTATGAAGAAACACTGTCCCTTACCCTCAGAGTGTctgcagaaaataaaggaaataaaggaaagcagTTTTAGGCTTAATTTGAAGCTACTGTCTTTTTAGATGGATGAGgatttcttttgcctctcttctCAAGTTTGGGATTAGTAATAACATGAAGCAGCGATCTATCATTGAGTTTCAAAGATCTCAAAATGTGAGAGCACTGCATCACTATGTATGACTCCCTTACATGTAAAGCATGGCAGATACAAATAACAGTGATCATTTTTATTTGCACAGCACTTTACAATTTACAGAGTACTTTAACATCCATTAATcaattaattcaatttttaaagtaaCCCTAAGAGGTATGAAGGGATTATCTCCTTTAATAGAAGAAATTAAGTGTTTAGAGAAGGGACTTGCCCTAACTTACAAAACTAGTTAAGCAGTAACAGAAACCCAGATTTGATTCTCAGctcaaagtttatttttatcaTGTTCCCCTTTTGTCACACAAATTTTGAAGAAAAGCTGAATAACTCATTTACAGTCGTAATAAATTTCTAGACTATTATCAGGGTCtgcaaatatattaataatatgtaCATTCATTATAAATACTTCTTCAacctaaaatggaaaaattatgcaaaaatcacataaaatgatttatgaagacaaaaaaaactCAGTGTCACAATTCTCTATCCTTAAACTTCCCCAAATCTGCTCACAACAATAAATTCTGAATTATCAATAATTTAGTTCACAAATCTCTTCTCATACAAAAACACATCATCAGTGAAATGAAGACATTTCCTACAAAGCCACTGTGCAGATTTTCAATTAAACCTGAAAAGCTGAGGAAACCCTCAGAGAAACTATTCTGCTATCTGGGAGGCTTGTATACCTGCCGCTTAGTTTTCAAGTTCAAAGAGTATTTATTCTACAATACAATGTGGAATACAATACAATGGATTTATTCTACAAAAATTCAAGTTTTCCAAATCCTTAAACTTCTGAGACCAttattcaagtaaaaaagaacagccttTATAAACGGTTCAAAAAGAATTTATCCAGCAATAAAGcttaaagaaaacctttttcCCAAATGCAAAATTTCTCCAAAATTCAAATACTCATTCTGGTGTAAGACAGTAGTTTCACCAAAGTGGAACACTTGTCCTTTCtccttaaagaagaaaaacatcttcattgaaatcattttacacacacacacacacactctctctaaAAAATGCAACAAATGATATAATCTTATTTCAAAATTTGTATGAAATAATTTCAACACAATCACCAAAAGCTTGTCTCCTCTGACATCAGTCATGTACCATATAAAGTTAAATGAGACATTCTGCCAACGCCCAAGGTAACTGAGTctaaaaatacctttttttcctcattctgaaGTAGTCAGAATGGCATGTAAGCCAAACATCATCAGATGTTACATTAAATATGCCAGGATGAAAATTTTACttaaacagaaaacacaaacttttaaaatgtatcaCAATGAAACTGCCCCTAGCCACAGGAGCCCGTATAACTCTCTGCCATTGCCACCTCCCAGCATAACATATAcgccaaaaataaaaattaaaaggtattaTAGACAATGAATGTGGGAACAGGAGGATTTAATACCTGGAAGAAACCTAGAGCTAATACAGCACAATGAAGACAAGATAAACTGAAAAGACACCTGGTATCAAGTAAGCATCAGTTGCAAGAGGcaggatatttatatatatttaattactgTTATCTATTTAGTCCCTACTTCCGTTTTAGGCTGAGATGTTCATATAGATtccaatgtgaaaaaaaaaatgtctctaaTTACATCTGAATCTGGTACTAGGGAAGGAATGTAGAAAATCTATAAATGAAAGTTCTTATTAAAGTGAGTTCTCATCTTTCTAGTCATTAAAAGAAGACCAGCTCAGTTGGCCATTACCTGAAAATTAAACAggtattttgtctttttcattctcaCAAGATGGACTCTTACTGGAGGAAAACATTAAAAGAGCCCAGCCCCCAAAGAAAGTAAAATCTACTGATTTAACATCAGTTTTCCATAAAAACTAAAAGTCTTTAGGATTCTCATATTTATTGGGCTAAAAATTCACAAGGAAACTGCAAATTTGAAAAGCTGCATCTCTAACATAGATGAAAAAGGTAAATTTAGTTTTTTAGATCTTTACCACttaaaaataaaggggaaatGTGTTCAATCTTTTTTCTGAATCCCAGCAGAAAAGGTTTTCGGCTTGAAATAGCAATTTTAACAAAGCCATTTCTAGCATAACTTGCAATTTCAGTATGAGTTCAAATTTTGAAACAGCTTAGAATCAAATTTTCTAGCACTAAATATAAGGACAAGCAAGCAAGCTCTTGGAAAGAACTCCAAACATGAAATTTGGATGTTTACATtacacttatttatttaaaattaaaaagcttaCATAAAGTCAAATTATGCCTAAAACCTAAAACCGTAAGAATGCTgtcatacatgtgtgtgtgtatggtggggGGGAGCATATCTGTTTTATAAACATCCATTTCCTTTCTTGGATTCAGAAATCCACTTAACCCATGTcccttgggtttcttccatcttccaTCTCAGTGAATGCCACTGTCACATTCAGATTACAACATCTAGGCAAAGGCAGAAATCAAATAAGTCCCCTGAAgattttcaaaacattaaaaccagtagaaaagagataaatataCTCTCATGCCCAGagctgctgggaagaaaaataaatcacttgCTAAAAAAGATAATCACTTTTAAGAACAAAAACATCACtaccacagacacacaccactCTCAATTAGTAATAATTCTATAGAACAATAATAAATGCTATACATTTTGTTAGTACTTtggcttaaaacaaacaaacaaacaaacaaaacaacagactGCTCCCAAGGAAAGAACTTTATCCTACAGGATATTTTCCCAGAAACAGCATGGCAATAAAAGAAGCTTTGATTAACCAGAATATGGTTAGTCCCTTTTCAAATATGGTTTCCTTAGCACTAAGAatatgttttacaaaaagaattaTACTTGTATAATATACTGCTACTATATTAATTGAAACTATTTAgccacaaagaaaacacaaattaactcccttctattttaaaaaagagctagtTAATGCACAGTATATCTTCTGACTCAGTTGCTTATGACACCCTTCTCCCTGATGTTCTAATATTTCAAAAGTCTTTAGATAAattaagaacagaaaactaatgatgcatttttatattttttcaccattataaaaatggcagtgatcaccctatcatttaattaatattttagcTTATTAAAACACATTGGCTGGACAAGAGAAATCCAACTCAATTCAAATATTCtcaatacacacatacacaaaggcCCAGGCACAAATATTACAACATGATTGGCTTCtatgcacacatttcttttagcTCTCCACGAAGTAGGGCACAAAAAGTAGCTCagtttttcataaattatatgATTTGATTGCACTTTTGCCTCATGGTTCACTGCAGAGTTCTAAAATTAATGTTTAAGTGTTCACATTATTCACCCTATTAAAAATTATCTCAAGAGAATAAAACATTTAGCTTTTTAAATGACAGCGTTGAAACTTGCAGTGCAGTTATACTTTGACATATATGTAAacatacaaatacatacatatacatatatatacacatataaaatatatgtattttcaaCCCTGTTAAATTCATCACTGTATATTAACATTcagttaaaagaaacaaattgcaCATGAAGCCCAAACAGCTGGAAAGAACCCAGAAAAGTGACAACATGATGACTTTTTAAAGGTTCAGTCATGCCAGCAGGAAAGGGGTGTGAGCTATggctttattcattttaaatctgAAAAGCAGAATCACTTCTATGACATTTCAAAAACTGGAACCAAGAGCAATTTATGTTCATCGTCCTGATTCTTCTGGTTCTAAAATACTGTTTAGAAAATCATTTCTGCAAACTTAGAAGGTACTTTGAATAGATGTTTGTTATTGCTCAAACAGATTTCCTAGTGAACTAGAAATTCAAAGagatataaaggaaaacacacacacatacacacacacacacatacacaaagaatGACTCAATATCTGAGTCATTTTAGGCAGGGCATCCATTTGAGGGGCCTTTACTCTTAACTGTGTAAGGATCCTTGGCTGTGGTCTGACTTGCACAAGAAGTACATATGGTCTGTGAGAGATGCTTTAGTCCCCTTTGGAAGACACTGTTGGAGAGACTATAAATGACACAGTTGCAGAAACTGTTACTAATAGCGAGCCAGGTGGTCAAGAAGGATGCAAGGCGATTGTTGTGGCCAGAGGAGCTCTCCAACAGGAAGTAGATGATATATGGCAACCAAAGGATGTAAAATACACTAGTGATTCGGAACAGGACCATAGCATAACGTTTATCCGGACAGGTTTGCACTTCCCTTGCTTCCTCATTCTGGCTGCTGAAACGGGCTTGCCTTTCACTGATTTCCTTGGTGTGCTGTTGACATATGTGGAAGATGTTGAAATAGGTGAAGCACACAATGAGGGCTGCTGGGGCATATAACATCAGCACGATAAACAGGGTGAAGTAGGAGTTAGTATGCCAGGATTCTGCACACCACTGAAACACATCTCCATGATATCCAGGTTTGCCCCAGTAGAAAAAGGAAGGTAGGAAGACCAGGGTAGAGTACAGCCAAATCAGTAAGATACACAGGCGAAGTCTCCAGGGTGTAATCAGGGTATTATAGGTTAAAGGTTTAGTGATGGCAATGTATCTGTCGATGCTGATACAGGCTAGAGAGGTCATGGAGACACTCTTTAGGACTGATACAACAAAACCAAATATCTGGCAAGTCAAGGACTCCTCTACTGGAAGGGGATAGTGGAGGAGTGATAAAGAAGGGACCAGGCAGCTTACCCCAACCAAGAGGTCAGCATATGCCATAGTCTGGATAAAGTAACTTGTCGTATGGTGGTTCAACAAAGGTgcacaatgaaatacaaaaatcACAATGATGTTGCCAGAAACAATCAATATAGTTAGAAAGATAATAATCAGCACTTCTAAAAGGCAAAAATTGACAGTTTCCAAATAGCCAAATGCCAAAAGGCAAAAGGGGTGACTACTCTGATTACCATCCAAGGTGGAGTTCATCTTGAGCTTGTGAGTGTTCTCTCACTTGATGCTGCCGCTTGGCTGCTGCCAGCAGTTCCAAGGAGCAGCTGCTGTCATTGCTGTCAGCTCTGTGTGTGTTTAATAATGTCAGAGGAGCTTTAGTCTCCAAGCTCCTGATGCTGCTGTTCTGGTGCATTGTCTGCAGTGCAGTTCCTCTTTAAATCCTTGGAATAGTAAGAGCCAAGAGCCAAGGGCAGTTGTGTGTGGCCAGTTCCAGATGCAGCCATAGTGGCAGGTTCACCACATACATAGCACCAGGGGAGTAAGGCAAACTCTGGGGAGAATGTCTCCAGGTCATATAAGGgtaggggaaaggggcagaagagaagggaggaaaatTAGAAGCTTCAGCAAGAGTTGCAATGAGTCTCCTCTGAACAGCtgatagaagaaaaggaaagagcattTTACATTTCACATCCAACAAACCCTTATCAAAGAACTTGGCTAGGTCAGACTGGTATTACCCTTCCCACCCtaccccatcccatcccaccccaccagGTACTGCTATCCATGGCTAGCTCCACCCCGGCAGCATCCCCCAAAACTAGTCCTTACTTTACAGAGGAGGTGCAGCAACAAGCCTTCGTGATcaacataaaacaaaatcaaCTGCAGTCTGATCAATCTACACCTATTTCCTTTCATTTGAGCATtttaagggaagaaaaggaatctGCTTAAGTTTTTATTCCTCCACATTAGCTTAGAATTTCTGAAAACATATAACCATAATTACCATTAGCTGAGATAACTTATTTTCATCATTGATTTCAATGTAATATTTTGACTCTCTGAAATATTCCAATGGTATTTATCTGTCTAGATCAATTTCAGAGTGTTACCTGTAATTTTGCACAATGAAATCCAAACAAAAGCCACAATACATCCTTAACAGAAAGCCTTGCAAAGCAGGAATGTGCTTCAGCCCCGTTTACTGCAGGACTGAGACACAGAGGGAGGGGATAAAGGAGTaggaggggaaacagggaaaggAGGGGGtttgggaaaagagagaaaagggggaagggaaagaaaacacaTGAGCTCACATACTCTGGCAACTTGAGCAGCTTGATAGATTGCATCACCAGAGAAGTGCTCCCCGATTTCCAGACTGCACAGTAGGGGAATAATTTAATATGCTTGTAACCTGCAGTGCAGCATTTGAAAACTGTTTCCTCGTCTGTCTGGAATCCCCTTTTTAGCAGAAAAGCAGAACTGAGACTGCTAGCAACAAGCTGGGGTAGAAACCAGGACAGAGTGCCAGGAATTAGAAAGAAACAACTGCCAGAGGGATGACAGTAAAGGGAAACTTCCTATTTTCTTATGGCATTTTCCCAAGGAACAaagcaatattaaaaaataaaaagtacatttGAACAGGCATAGCAACTGAGGAATAATTCAGTTGCACACGAAGTTCTAACTAGAAGGCTAAAAATTCAGCATTAACTCTTCCTCATGATCTACCAGATATCACCAAGTATTAAGAAAGATGATCAAAATAACAAGCAaactttaaaatcagttttttaagagaaaaataaagaaaatctcaTACATTCTGAATATTACAAAAATAGCACACATCTAAAAGAGGAATTACATTGTTCCTGTATTTGACACTGTCCAAAGTTTTGAGACGCCATTTCTTTCTTCAAGTTGCGCTAAGAAGTGGTACACAAATGtgcaaagaatggaaaagtaaatAAACCCATTTCCACCCAGGCTTGATAATTACAGGAAGTTTCAAGATATTAaattagcttttgtttttctagaaTACATAATCCTGCTTGTGCCTATTGCAAACA
Proteins encoded:
- the GPR21 gene encoding probable G-protein coupled receptor 21, whose product is MNSTLDGNQSSHPFCLLAFGYLETVNFCLLEVLIIIFLTILIVSGNIIVIFVFHCAPLLNHHTTSYFIQTMAYADLLVGVSCLVPSLSLLHYPLPVEESLTCQIFGFVVSVLKSVSMTSLACISIDRYIAITKPLTYNTLITPWRLRLCILLIWLYSTLVFLPSFFYWGKPGYHGDVFQWCAESWHTNSYFTLFIVLMLYAPAALIVCFTYFNIFHICQQHTKEISERQARFSSQNEEAREVQTCPDKRYAMVLFRITSVFYILWLPYIIYFLLESSSGHNNRLASFLTTWLAISNSFCNCVIYSLSNSVFQRGLKHLSQTICTSCASQTTAKDPYTVKSKGPSNGCPA